In Balaenoptera acutorostrata chromosome 19, mBalAcu1.1, whole genome shotgun sequence, the following proteins share a genomic window:
- the LOC114235518 gene encoding ATP synthase membrane subunit K, mitochondrial-like yields MAEKAEIVAGPETDTQFHFTGIKKYFNSYTLTGRMNCVLATYRGIAWIVLYFKLRSKKTPAVKAT; encoded by the exons ATGGCAGAG AAGGCTGAAATCGTGGCAGGTCCAGAAACTGACACCCAATTCCATTTCACTGgtatcaaaaaatatttcaactCTTATACTCTCACAGGGAGAATGAATTGTGTACTGGCCACGTATAGAGGCATTGCTTGGATAGTCTTATACTTCAAGTTAAGGTCCAAAAAAACTCCAGCTGTGAAAGCCACATAA